TTACCCTTTGCGCCATTCCTTTGGGCGGCTACGTTAAAATGCTCGATGAAAATGAAGCGCAGGTTGCTGATAATGACAAGCATAGGGCTTTTAACAGGCAATCAGTTTACAAACGCTTTGCCATTGTCTTAGCAGGGCCAGTGGCCAATTTCTTATTGGCGATTCTACTTTATACACTTATATTTATCATTGGGGTTAATGGCATGAAACCGATTATTGGATCGGTTACTGATTCTGGTTTTTTTGACCAAGCTGGCTTGCAAGTAGGTGATGAACTGCTCAGTATTAACAATGCTCCAACGCCTAGTATTAGTGAATTTTCTAATCAATTTATTCAATCGAATGACACCCAGCCTTTAGTTATCCAGGCGCGCTCCAAGCTTTCAAATTTAAAGACCAGCACGCTTAACTTAACTGGTGATTTTTTAGCTAACCCTGAACAAGGCCTTGATCAATACTTAGGGTTTAAATTCTCCATCCCCAAGCTGCCAGCCATCATTGATCAGGTTGTGGTCAATTCTGCCGCCAGTAAAGCGGGCCTTCGATCCCAAGATGAAGTACTAAGTGCCAATGGCCAAAGTATTTCCACTTGGCAAGATTTTGTTATTGCTATCCAAGCTAAGCCTATTAAGCCTATTAAATTGCTTATTAAACGTAACACCAAAAATATAACACTTACATTAACACCAGAGTTAATCAATAACTCTCCTAAAGTTGGTGTTAGTGTTGCCATGCCTCAAGATTACTTGAAAGATTGGCAGGTGC
The genomic region above belongs to Candidatus Thioglobus sp. and contains:
- the rseP gene encoding RIP metalloprotease RseP, producing the protein MGFFTALLSFALTIGILVTVHEYGHYWVAKKFNVKILRFSVGFGKVIKSFKRGETEFTLCAIPLGGYVKMLDENEAQVADNDKHRAFNRQSVYKRFAIVLAGPVANFLLAILLYTLIFIIGVNGMKPIIGSVTDSGFFDQAGLQVGDELLSINNAPTPSISEFSNQFIQSNDTQPLVIQARSKLSNLKTSTLNLTGDFLANPEQGLDQYLGFKFSIPKLPAIIDQVVVNSAASKAGLRSQDEVLSANGQSISTWQDFVIAIQAKPIKPIKLLIKRNTKNITLTLTPELINNSPKVGVSVAMPQDYLKDWQVLIQKEPVDAFLSAGSKVYQLTLLNLKMIKKMIIGEASIDQISGPVTIANYAQKSAEIGLVPFLSFLALISIGLGLLNLLPIPLLDGGHLFFYIVEIIKGSPVNQSVQQVFAKLGLFVILSLTFVALYNDLIRLS